In Gemmobacter sp., the sequence TCCGTTCGCGCGGGCACAGATACGTGACACGCGCCGTCACCGCACCCTCCCACCTTGTTCCCGTTCACCCGGCGCCAGCCTGCACCGGGCGTGCTGAACGATCCGTTTCGCCGCGATGCAAAAATCTCTCGAATTTTTCCGGCCGGCGGCCTATGTCGGTGCCCAGGCAAGGAGAGACCGCAGATGAACAGCGTACGCCCGCTTCCCAGCTATCTCGTCCAGCGGTTCCATGGCTGGCGCGCGACCACCTGGCAGGACAACAAGGCCTGGTATCGCAAACTGGCGACCGGCGGCCAGCATCCGCGCGCCATGGTGATTTCCTGCTGCGACAGCCGCGTGCATGTCACCTCGATCTTCGGGGCGGACGAAGGCGAATTCTTCATCCATCGCAACATCGCCAATCTGGTCCCGCCCTATCAGGCCGATGGCGAGCCGCACGGCACCTCGGCCGCGGTGGAATATGCGGTCACGGCGCTGAAGGTGGCGCATGTGGTGGTGCTGGGCCATGCCAATTGCGGCGGCGTCAAGGGCTGCCACGACATGTGCAGCGGCCATGCCCCGGCACTGGAGGAAAAGACCAGCTTCGTCGGCCGCTGGATGGACATCCTGCGCCCCGGGTTCGAGCGCGTCTCGGGCCTGCCCGAGGGCGAGCGGCTGGATGCGCTGGAAAAGCAGGCGGTGCTGGTCAGCCTGGAAAACCTGATGACCTTCCCCTTCGTGCGCGCCGCCGTCGAGGCCGAGGAGCTGACCCTGCACGGGCTCTGGACCTCGACCGGCGAAGGCACGCTGGAACAGTTCGACCCGGAACGCGCGCGGTTCGTGCCGGTCTGAGGCGGCGCGGACAACGGGCGTCGGCAGCGGGGGTTTCACACCCCCGCACCCCCGTGGGGTACTTGGAAAAAGGCAAAGGGACAGGGACTGTCGGCCGCGGGGCGGCGTTTCCGCTTGACCTTTCGGCCCCCGTTCTGTTGAACCGCGCTGACCCGAAATGGCAGGTGGCCCCCCGATCATGAACGATCAGAACAAGAACCTCATTCTGGCGACGGCGCTGAGCTTCCTCGTGATCCTCGTGTGGTTCGTGCTGTTCCCGCCGGCCGACGCGCCGGCCGTGGATCCGAACGCACCCGCGGTTGCGGTGACCGAAGGCACGGCGCCCCCGTCGGTGGCGACGCCGGGCACGGCCGCCGCAACGCCCGAGGCGGCGCCGGAAACCG encodes:
- a CDS encoding carbonic anhydrase; the encoded protein is MNSVRPLPSYLVQRFHGWRATTWQDNKAWYRKLATGGQHPRAMVISCCDSRVHVTSIFGADEGEFFIHRNIANLVPPYQADGEPHGTSAAVEYAVTALKVAHVVVLGHANCGGVKGCHDMCSGHAPALEEKTSFVGRWMDILRPGFERVSGLPEGERLDALEKQAVLVSLENLMTFPFVRAAVEAEELTLHGLWTSTGEGTLEQFDPERARFVPV